Proteins co-encoded in one Papaver somniferum cultivar HN1 chromosome 5, ASM357369v1, whole genome shotgun sequence genomic window:
- the LOC113284007 gene encoding transcription factor bHLH128-like — protein MYSPPNHHQQHRQPGVGLARYVSAPGSFLSNIVDSVMGSGNEDDFTHASQNHHITHQHQQQQQNQNQLHQYFSNGNSSTMSSNESSLADLKPMFQTDSRVYNNNGNATTTATTTTTTTSNGGLQRSYGMNQVAAAAGNSSSLLRHSSSPAGFFNNLMVDNGFSISNGAGGGYTKAGTNTIGHGRLKTQLSFTQDSLSQISEVGESVAGGSSDEGFTVGTWDDAINFSNAANKRAKNNNGDIMNMSDLESQSLFNLPRYQSDSVQCKTRARRGFATHPRSIAERERRGRISENLRKLQELVPNMDKQTSTADMLDLAVQHIKGLQGDVQKLNKDLEGCTCECRKST, from the exons ATGTATTCACCaccaaatcatcatcaacaacatcgcCAACCAGGTGTTGGATTAGCCCGTTACGTTTCAGCTCCTGGATCATTCTTATCTAACATCGTTGATTCAGTCATGGGATCTGGTAATGAAGATGATTTCACACACGCATCACAAAATCATCATATCACTcaccaacatcaacaacaacagcaaaatcaaaatcaactgcATCAGTACTTTTCTAATGGTAATTCTTCTACGATGTCATCAAATGAGTCGTCTCTAGCCGATTTGAAACCGATGTTTCAGACCGATTCAAGAGTTTACAATAACAATGGAAACGCCACCACTACTGCTACTACAACTACAACTACTACTAGTAATGGCGGTCTTCAGAGATCTTACGGCATGAATCAAGTAGCAGCCGCCGCTGGAAATTCTTCGTCTTTGCTTCGTCATAGTAGTTCTCCCGCTGGATTTTTTAACAATCTCATGGTTGATAACG GCTTTTCGATTTCAAATGGAGCTGGAGGAGGATATACAAAAGCTGGTACTAACACTATAGGCCATGGAAGACTAAAAACTCAATTGAGCTTCACACAAGATTCACTTTCACAAATCTCCGAAGTGGGGGAGAGCGTCGCAGGTGGTAGTTCCGATGAGGGTTTCACAGTGGGCACATGGGACGATGCAATCAACTTTTCTAATGCAGCAAACAAAAGAGCTAagaacaacaatggagatatcaTGAACATGAGCGATTTGGAGTCACAGTCTTTG TTTAATCTTCCACGGTATCAAAGTGATTCCGTTCAGTGCAAAACTCGGGCTAGAAGGGGTTTTGCTACTCATCCACGAAGTATTGCTGAAAGG GAGAGAAGAGGTAGAATTAGCGAAAATTTGAGGAAACTACAAGAGCTTGTTCCAAACATGGATAAG CAAACAAGCACTGCAGATATGTTGGATTTGGCGGTGCAACACATCAAAGGCCTCCAAGGAGATGTTCAG aAATTAAACAAAGATCTTGAAGGATGCACCTGTGAATGTAGAAAATCAACCTAA